In Ensifer canadensis, a genomic segment contains:
- a CDS encoding ABC transporter substrate-binding protein, protein MTKKLLTAFAMMLASSTAALADASDGKVKIGILNDQSGVYADFGGKSSYEAALMAVEDFGGKVLGVPVEVITADHQNKADIASNIARQWYDTEQVDSIMELTSSSVGLAVQALSKEKKKITINTGAATTELTGKQCSPYGFHWAYDTHALAVGTGGALVKQGGDSWFFLTADYAFGYSLEENTGNYVKENGGTVVGSVRHPLATTDFSSFLLQAQSSGAKVIGLANAGLDTSNAIKQAAEFGIVQGGQRLAALLFTLAEVHGLGLEAAQGLTLTEGFYWNRNEETAKFGKRFMERTGKMPNMVHAGTYSAVLSYLKAIEKAGSDDGDAVSKELRALPVNDVFAENGKVAENGRMIHDMYLLEVKKPDESKEPWDYFKVLATIPGSDAFIDPAKSGCDLVKS, encoded by the coding sequence ATGACGAAGAAACTGCTTACCGCATTTGCCATGATGCTTGCCAGCAGCACCGCGGCGCTCGCCGATGCATCCGACGGCAAGGTCAAGATCGGCATCTTGAACGACCAGTCCGGCGTCTATGCCGATTTCGGCGGCAAATCCTCCTACGAGGCAGCGCTGATGGCGGTCGAGGATTTCGGCGGCAAGGTTCTGGGTGTGCCGGTGGAAGTGATTACCGCCGACCACCAGAACAAGGCCGACATCGCCTCCAACATCGCCCGGCAATGGTACGACACCGAGCAGGTCGACAGCATCATGGAGCTGACGAGTTCTTCGGTCGGCCTCGCCGTCCAGGCACTGTCGAAGGAAAAGAAGAAGATCACCATCAATACCGGCGCTGCCACCACAGAGCTTACCGGCAAGCAATGCTCGCCCTATGGTTTCCACTGGGCCTATGACACCCATGCGCTTGCGGTCGGCACCGGTGGCGCGCTGGTCAAGCAGGGCGGCGACAGCTGGTTCTTCCTGACCGCCGACTACGCCTTCGGTTACTCGCTCGAGGAAAACACCGGCAACTACGTCAAGGAAAACGGCGGCACCGTCGTCGGCTCGGTTCGCCATCCGCTGGCGACCACCGACTTCTCATCCTTCCTGTTGCAGGCGCAGTCTTCCGGCGCCAAGGTCATCGGCCTCGCCAATGCCGGCCTCGATACCTCCAACGCCATCAAGCAGGCCGCCGAATTCGGCATCGTCCAGGGCGGCCAGCGCCTGGCGGCCTTGCTCTTCACGCTCGCGGAAGTCCATGGCCTCGGCCTTGAAGCGGCACAGGGGTTGACGCTGACCGAAGGCTTCTACTGGAACCGCAACGAGGAAACGGCAAAATTCGGCAAGCGCTTCATGGAGCGCACCGGCAAGATGCCGAACATGGTCCATGCCGGCACCTATTCCGCCGTGCTTTCCTATCTGAAGGCGATCGAAAAGGCCGGCAGCGATGACGGCGATGCCGTTTCGAAGGAACTGCGTGCGCTGCCCGTCAACGACGTCTTTGCCGAAAACGGCAAGGTCGCCGAGAACGGCCGCATGATCCACGACATGTATCTCTTGGAAGTGAAAAAGCCGGACGAAAGCAAGGAGCCCTGGGACTATTTCAAAGTGCTCGCCACCATCCCCGGTTCCGACGCCTTCATCGATCCGGCCAAGAGCGGCTGCGACCTCGTGAAGTCGTGA
- a CDS encoding ABC transporter ATP-binding protein translates to MTAVLPEQNGAPRVVLSARGLRRDFGGFTAVNNVNLDVHDARVHALIGPNGAGKTTVFNLLTKFLQPTDGTITLLGEDITRMAPDKVARMGLVRSFQISAVFPHMSVLENVRVALQRPNGLATQFWKPMSALDGLTAKADHLIRSVGLDKERNAVAADLSYGRKRVLEIATTLALDPKVLLLDEPMAGMGHEDVGMVAEIIREVARERAVLMVEHNLSVVSTLCHHVTVLQRGEILAEGDYAEVSADPRVRTAYMGTEEA, encoded by the coding sequence ATGACCGCTGTCTTGCCAGAACAGAATGGAGCGCCGCGGGTGGTTTTGTCCGCCCGCGGTCTCCGTCGCGATTTCGGCGGTTTCACCGCCGTCAACAACGTCAACCTCGACGTCCACGATGCACGGGTCCACGCACTGATCGGTCCGAACGGCGCCGGCAAGACGACCGTCTTCAACCTTCTGACCAAGTTCCTGCAGCCGACCGACGGCACGATCACGCTGCTCGGCGAAGACATCACCCGCATGGCGCCGGACAAGGTGGCGCGCATGGGGCTGGTGCGCTCGTTCCAGATCTCGGCGGTGTTTCCGCATATGAGCGTGCTCGAAAATGTGCGGGTGGCGCTGCAGCGGCCGAACGGACTTGCCACCCAGTTCTGGAAGCCGATGTCGGCGCTCGACGGGCTGACGGCAAAGGCCGATCATCTCATCCGCTCCGTTGGTCTCGATAAGGAAAGAAACGCGGTTGCCGCCGATCTTTCCTATGGCCGCAAGCGGGTGCTGGAGATCGCCACCACGCTGGCGCTCGACCCGAAGGTTCTCTTGCTCGACGAGCCGATGGCCGGCATGGGCCACGAGGATGTCGGCATGGTGGCCGAGATCATCCGCGAGGTGGCGCGCGAACGCGCCGTGCTGATGGTCGAGCACAATCTTTCCGTCGTCTCGACCCTTTGCCACCACGTCACCGTGCTGCAGCGGGGAGAAATCCTCGCCGAGGGCGACTATGCAGAAGTGTCGGCCGACCCGCGGGTGCGCACCGCCTACATGGGCACCGAGGAGGCTTGA
- a CDS encoding ABC transporter ATP-binding protein, whose translation MKPLLKVSGLNAWYGESHILHGVDMTVGEGEMVTLLGRNGVGKTTTLRSIMGIVRNRKGAIDFSGEDLIKVPLHRVAHRGLGFIPEERGIFSTLSVYENLLLPPAVAKGGMTVDEIFELFPNLHERRNSPGTKLSGGEQQMLAIARILRTGVRMMLLDEPTEGLAPVIVQRIGDVLKTLKERGMTVLLVEQNFRFASKVADRFYLMDHGRMVGEFPVSELSDRMGMLHDVLGV comes from the coding sequence ATGAAACCGCTGCTGAAAGTCTCCGGCCTCAACGCCTGGTACGGCGAAAGCCACATCCTGCACGGCGTCGACATGACGGTCGGCGAAGGCGAGATGGTCACCCTGCTCGGGCGCAACGGCGTCGGCAAGACCACCACCCTGCGCTCGATCATGGGAATCGTGCGCAATCGCAAGGGCGCGATCGATTTTTCTGGCGAGGACCTGATCAAGGTTCCGCTGCACCGGGTCGCCCATCGCGGCCTCGGCTTCATCCCCGAGGAGCGCGGCATCTTCTCGACGCTCTCGGTCTATGAAAACCTGCTGCTGCCGCCGGCCGTGGCCAAGGGCGGCATGACGGTCGACGAAATCTTCGAGCTTTTTCCCAATCTGCACGAGCGCCGCAACAGCCCGGGCACCAAGCTTTCCGGCGGCGAACAGCAGATGCTGGCGATTGCCCGGATCTTGAGAACCGGCGTGCGCATGATGCTGCTCGACGAACCGACCGAGGGACTCGCCCCGGTCATCGTCCAGCGCATCGGCGACGTGCTCAAGACATTGAAGGAGCGCGGCATGACCGTTCTTCTGGTCGAACAGAACTTCCGCTTCGCCAGCAAGGTTGCCGACCGTTTCTACCTGATGGATCATGGCCGCATGGTCGGCGAGTTTCCGGTCTCGGAGCTCTCCGATCGCATGGGCATGCTGCATGACGTGCTGGGGGTCTGA
- a CDS encoding branched-chain amino acid ABC transporter permease, with the protein MTMIFGIPLQAFLGQLLIGLINGSFYALLSLGLAIIFGLLRVINFAHGAQYMLGAFFAWMLLSYFGIGYWPALIVAPLAVGLVGAVIERTMLRRLYTLDPLYGLLFTFGLALTIEGTFRYLYGASGQPYATPAALAGGTNLGFMFLPVYRGWVIAFSLVVCIGTWLVIEKTKLGSYLRAATENPILVQSFGINVPFLLTLTYALGAALAALAGVLAAPIYQVSPLMGSNIIIVVFAVVVVGGMGSIMGAIITGYLLGVAEGLTKVFYPEASNIVIFVIMAIVLLIRPAGLFGRDV; encoded by the coding sequence ATGACCATGATCTTTGGAATTCCACTGCAAGCCTTCCTCGGCCAACTGCTGATCGGCCTGATCAACGGCTCGTTCTATGCACTCCTGAGCCTCGGCCTTGCGATCATCTTCGGCCTCTTGCGCGTCATCAACTTCGCTCACGGCGCGCAATACATGCTCGGCGCCTTCTTCGCCTGGATGCTGCTTTCCTATTTCGGCATCGGCTACTGGCCGGCGCTGATCGTGGCACCGCTTGCCGTCGGGCTTGTCGGCGCCGTCATCGAGCGCACGATGCTGAGAAGGCTCTACACGCTCGATCCGCTTTATGGCCTGCTCTTCACCTTCGGCCTGGCGCTGACGATCGAAGGCACCTTTCGCTATCTCTATGGCGCTTCGGGCCAGCCCTATGCCACGCCGGCAGCCCTTGCCGGCGGCACCAATCTCGGCTTCATGTTCCTGCCCGTCTATCGCGGCTGGGTGATCGCCTTCTCGCTCGTCGTCTGCATCGGCACCTGGCTGGTGATCGAAAAGACCAAGCTCGGCTCCTATCTGCGGGCGGCGACAGAAAACCCTATTCTCGTCCAGTCCTTCGGCATCAACGTGCCGTTCCTGTTGACGCTCACCTACGCGCTGGGGGCTGCACTTGCCGCCCTTGCCGGGGTGCTTGCGGCGCCGATCTACCAGGTCTCGCCGTTGATGGGATCGAACATCATTATCGTCGTCTTCGCCGTGGTGGTGGTCGGCGGTATGGGCTCGATCATGGGAGCAATCATCACCGGCTATCTGCTTGGCGTTGCCGAGGGGTTGACCAAGGTGTTCTACCCCGAAGCCTCCAACATCGTGATCTTCGTGATCATGGCCATCGTTCTCCTGATACGGCCGGCAGGCCTCTTCGGCCGGGATGTTTGA
- a CDS encoding branched-chain amino acid ABC transporter permease, whose amino-acid sequence MTLTLDIDKPREKKPVVAQTIFLAAGLALLVLAPLFFYPVFLMKLLCFALFACAFNLLLGYTGLLSFGHAAFFGGAAYFTAHAVKEWGLPPELGILVGVAGAAFLGAIIGFLAIRRQGIYFAMITLALAQMFYFFCLQAEFTKGEDGIQSVPRGHLFGFIDLSQSANMYYFVLGVFIIGVAIIWRIIHSPFGMILKSIRENETRAVSLGYSVRNYKLAAFVMSAALTGLAGGVKALVFQFATLTDVSWQMSGEVILMTLLGGIGTLIGPLFGAGLVVTLQNYLATSEFPVTIITGLVFMVCVLLFRRGIVGEFYNSRLGRKLGFEHRH is encoded by the coding sequence ATGACACTGACACTCGATATCGATAAGCCCAGGGAAAAGAAGCCGGTCGTCGCACAAACGATCTTCCTGGCGGCGGGTCTTGCGCTGCTGGTGCTCGCCCCTCTGTTCTTCTATCCCGTATTCCTGATGAAGCTGCTGTGCTTCGCGCTCTTTGCCTGCGCCTTCAACCTGCTGCTCGGTTACACCGGCCTCTTGTCCTTCGGACACGCGGCCTTCTTCGGCGGCGCCGCCTATTTCACCGCCCATGCGGTGAAGGAATGGGGGCTGCCGCCGGAACTCGGCATTCTCGTCGGTGTCGCAGGAGCCGCGTTTCTTGGCGCGATCATCGGTTTCCTCGCTATCCGCAGGCAGGGCATCTACTTCGCCATGATCACGCTGGCGCTGGCGCAGATGTTCTATTTCTTCTGCCTGCAGGCCGAGTTTACCAAGGGCGAGGACGGCATCCAGTCCGTGCCGCGCGGCCATCTCTTCGGCTTCATCGATCTCAGCCAGTCGGCGAACATGTATTACTTCGTGCTCGGAGTCTTCATCATCGGCGTGGCGATCATCTGGCGGATCATTCACTCGCCCTTCGGCATGATCCTGAAATCGATCAGGGAGAACGAGACGCGCGCCGTGTCGCTCGGCTACTCCGTGCGCAACTACAAGCTTGCGGCCTTCGTCATGTCGGCGGCACTCACCGGCCTTGCCGGCGGCGTGAAGGCGCTGGTCTTCCAGTTCGCGACGCTGACCGACGTCAGCTGGCAGATGTCCGGTGAGGTCATCCTCATGACGCTGCTCGGCGGTATCGGCACGCTGATCGGACCGCTGTTCGGCGCCGGCCTGGTCGTGACCTTGCAGAACTATCTCGCGACCTCCGAATTCCCGGTCACCATCATTACCGGCCTGGTCTTCATGGTCTGCGTGCTGCTCTTCCGGCGCGGTATCGTCGGCGAGTTCTATAATTCGAGGCTCGGCCGCAAGCTCGGCTTTGAACATCGACACTGA